In Chryseobacterium lactis, a single genomic region encodes these proteins:
- a CDS encoding C40 family peptidase, translating to MNKGICVVTVAPVRAENSDRAEIVTEILFGESADILEVDKNWTKIKMHYDGYEGWMDTKQLKPVTDEALANRKVTVVTEDFSSVLMNDGKTLLSMGSEVEFPVVASKRSHDLRESIILTAKEFLNVPYLWGGKSFFAVDCSGFTQLVYKVHDIKIPRDASQQAEVGEALTFVEEAQPGDLAFFENAEGKIIHVGIMLENQRIIHASGKVRIDTLDSTGIFNKEMNKHTHKLRVLKSII from the coding sequence ATGAATAAAGGAATTTGTGTAGTTACAGTAGCACCAGTCCGTGCAGAGAATTCTGACAGGGCAGAAATTGTTACGGAAATACTGTTTGGGGAAAGTGCAGATATTTTAGAAGTAGATAAAAACTGGACTAAAATAAAAATGCATTATGATGGTTATGAAGGATGGATGGATACCAAGCAGCTTAAGCCTGTAACAGATGAAGCTCTTGCCAACAGAAAAGTCACTGTTGTTACCGAAGATTTTTCTTCTGTGCTGATGAATGACGGTAAGACTTTACTTTCTATGGGTTCTGAAGTAGAATTTCCTGTGGTAGCTTCAAAAAGAAGTCATGATCTCCGTGAAAGTATAATTCTTACGGCAAAAGAATTCCTTAATGTGCCCTATTTATGGGGTGGTAAAAGTTTTTTTGCGGTTGATTGTTCGGGATTTACCCAATTGGTGTACAAAGTTCATGATATCAAGATTCCAAGAGATGCTTCCCAGCAGGCTGAAGTAGGAGAGGCTCTTACTTTTGTTGAAGAAGCTCAGCCAGGAGATTTGGCTTTTTTTGAAAATGCGGAAGGGAAAATCATTCACGTAGGTATTATGCTGGAGAACCAAAGAATTATCCATGCATCAGGAAAAGTAAGAATTGACACCCTGGATTCTACCGGGATTTTCAATAAAGAAATGAATAAACATACTCATAAACTGAGAGTGCTTAAAAGTATTATTTAG
- a CDS encoding O-methyltransferase produces MSFFEEKNPEMDRYLESHASSESEILKKLRRETYQKTTQPHMISGYQQGRLLTIISQMLQPKNILEIGTFTGYATLCLASGLAKDGKITTLDVNEDLAYLPKKYFESSEYANQIDFKLQDAKEFLKETNETFDLIFVDADKENYADYFRLIKPKTKSGSVILFDNVLWYGKVLEENPKLKSTQSIQELNDLAAKDEDFENLILPLRDGVNFLRRK; encoded by the coding sequence ATGAGTTTTTTTGAGGAAAAGAATCCTGAAATGGATCGATATTTGGAATCACATGCTTCTTCGGAATCCGAAATTCTGAAAAAATTAAGAAGAGAAACTTACCAGAAAACAACACAACCTCACATGATCTCAGGATATCAGCAAGGAAGGTTGTTGACGATTATATCCCAGATGCTGCAGCCTAAAAATATTCTTGAAATAGGAACATTCACAGGGTATGCCACTTTATGTCTTGCTTCAGGTTTGGCAAAGGACGGAAAAATTACTACATTGGATGTGAATGAAGATCTTGCCTATCTGCCAAAGAAATATTTTGAATCCAGTGAATATGCCAATCAGATTGATTTTAAACTTCAGGACGCCAAAGAATTCTTAAAGGAAACAAATGAAACCTTTGATCTGATTTTTGTAGACGCTGATAAAGAGAATTATGCAGACTATTTCAGATTAATTAAGCCTAAGACAAAGTCCGGATCTGTGATTCTGTTTGATAATGTTTTGTGGTATGGAAAAGTACTGGAAGAAAACCCAAAATTGAAATCTACCCAGTCTATTCAGGAATTAAATGATTTGGCAGCAAAAGATGAAGATTTTGAAAATCTTATTTTACCTTTGCGTGATGGGGTAAACTTTCTTCGAAGAAAGTAA
- a CDS encoding CCPGW family putative bacteriocin gives MKNLQKLSRGEMKNVQGAIAICNPMIICQKTADCCPGWVCASKGRYCVAV, from the coding sequence ATGAAAAATTTACAAAAACTTTCCAGAGGAGAAATGAAAAATGTACAAGGTGCAATTGCCATATGCAATCCCATGATCATTTGTCAAAAAACGGCTGACTGCTGCCCGGGATGGGTATGCGCTTCAAAAGGAAGATATTGTGTAGCTGTATAG
- a CDS encoding M1 family metallopeptidase, which produces MKKIMLSIGVLVFSLSANVFAQTETSGREKIYRATPTKWTELKHTKLKVNFDYQKEQMNGEEWLTASPYFYPSDSLVLDAKGMLIHEVAIDKEGIKTPLKYNYKGNILTINLDKTYNRNQDYTVYIKYTSRPDVAEKQGSLAKGLYFINSKDNDKDHPFQIWTDGETEYSSIWFPTIDKPNQKTTQEIYMTVPDKYITLSNGVLKESSKESGNMRTDHWVMNKRHSTYLFFMGVGDYSVVKDKWRNIPVEYYVEKEYEPYAKQIYGNTPEMMEFFSKKLGYDYPWAKYAQISGRDYRSVAMENTTATLHSSEVLQKPGQLIDENKWEEYIAHELFHHWFGDLVTTESWSNLTVNESFANYSEYLWNEYKYGKDQADYHLMTNVGRYISSHSDFNKNLVRFDYDSPEDVFDVVSYQKGGGILHMLRNYLGDDAFFSGMTDYLKTYEYQNAEAQQVRLSFEKTSGKDLNWFFNQWYYGSGNPKLEYSYTFEPVKKQVELVINQSQEKPFEFPLAIDVFDNGKPKRYNVWVDARKTNTFTFNVSKNPDLININADGVLISENVDKKTPGQNLMQFTNSKEFANRYKALVGIKDNLGDPAAVKLISAALKDPFFRIRIKALEILNLSNADQEKALASDVEKMAINDPKTLVQAAAISALAKTKNKKYLPLFEKGSDAISNAVKSNSLMAIMEIKPSMAESLVNKIDLSEASKNMLIKMFPIIVRNKVTSQLQYITSIVAFYPLIKLQDPELGKSAEEGFNLIMSSDNTLATEGITKILSQAKTEMLKDKDAKKMITQMLQEGLEKKKDFLKQNPQKAESLNKQIAALNKIIEEYK; this is translated from the coding sequence GCTAAAAGTTAATTTTGACTATCAGAAAGAGCAAATGAACGGGGAAGAATGGCTCACAGCATCTCCATATTTCTATCCGTCGGATTCATTGGTACTGGATGCTAAAGGAATGCTGATCCATGAAGTAGCAATAGATAAAGAAGGAATCAAGACTCCCTTAAAGTATAATTATAAAGGTAATATTCTTACCATTAACCTGGATAAAACATATAACAGGAATCAGGATTATACGGTGTACATAAAATATACTTCCCGACCGGATGTTGCCGAAAAACAGGGAAGTTTAGCAAAGGGATTGTATTTTATCAACTCAAAAGATAATGATAAAGACCATCCTTTTCAGATCTGGACAGATGGCGAAACGGAATATTCTTCCATATGGTTTCCCACCATAGATAAGCCTAATCAAAAAACTACCCAGGAAATTTATATGACTGTTCCTGACAAGTACATTACTCTTTCAAATGGAGTTTTAAAAGAATCCAGCAAGGAATCCGGTAATATGCGGACTGATCATTGGGTTATGAATAAAAGACATTCAACCTATCTTTTCTTTATGGGAGTGGGAGATTATTCGGTTGTAAAAGATAAATGGAGAAATATTCCGGTAGAGTATTATGTAGAGAAAGAATATGAGCCTTATGCTAAACAAATCTATGGAAATACCCCTGAGATGATGGAGTTTTTCTCTAAAAAACTTGGCTACGACTATCCTTGGGCAAAGTATGCACAAATTTCCGGAAGAGATTATAGAAGTGTTGCGATGGAAAATACGACTGCTACTCTTCATAGTTCAGAAGTATTGCAGAAGCCCGGACAATTGATAGATGAAAATAAGTGGGAAGAATATATTGCTCATGAATTATTCCACCATTGGTTTGGAGATCTGGTGACAACGGAAAGTTGGAGTAATCTCACTGTGAATGAATCTTTTGCTAACTATTCTGAATATCTGTGGAACGAATATAAATACGGAAAAGATCAGGCGGATTATCATTTAATGACAAATGTAGGCAGGTATATTTCCAGTCATTCAGACTTTAACAAAAATCTGGTGAGATTTGATTATGATTCTCCGGAAGATGTTTTTGATGTAGTGTCCTATCAAAAGGGAGGTGGAATTCTTCATATGCTGAGAAATTATTTGGGAGATGATGCTTTTTTTTCAGGAATGACCGATTATTTGAAAACCTATGAATATCAGAATGCAGAAGCTCAGCAAGTAAGATTGTCCTTTGAGAAGACATCAGGAAAAGATTTGAACTGGTTTTTCAACCAATGGTATTATGGAAGCGGAAATCCGAAATTAGAGTATTCATATACTTTTGAACCCGTAAAAAAGCAGGTAGAACTTGTCATCAATCAGTCTCAGGAAAAGCCATTTGAATTTCCTTTAGCTATTGATGTTTTTGATAACGGCAAGCCGAAACGTTACAATGTGTGGGTAGATGCCAGGAAAACAAACACTTTCACTTTTAATGTGTCTAAAAATCCAGATTTAATAAATATAAATGCTGATGGAGTACTGATTTCCGAGAATGTAGATAAAAAGACACCGGGACAGAATTTAATGCAGTTCACGAATTCCAAAGAATTTGCTAATCGTTATAAAGCGCTGGTTGGTATAAAAGACAATCTGGGTGATCCTGCGGCTGTGAAATTAATATCTGCCGCCTTAAAAGATCCTTTCTTTAGAATTCGAATCAAAGCATTGGAAATACTCAATCTTTCAAATGCAGATCAGGAAAAAGCTTTGGCTTCTGATGTTGAAAAAATGGCTATCAATGATCCTAAAACATTGGTGCAGGCGGCTGCAATTTCAGCGTTGGCAAAGACAAAAAACAAAAAATATCTTCCATTATTTGAGAAGGGCTCAGATGCTATATCAAATGCTGTAAAAAGCAATTCTTTGATGGCTATAATGGAAATAAAGCCTTCAATGGCAGAGTCTTTAGTGAATAAAATAGATCTTTCAGAAGCATCCAAAAATATGCTTATCAAAATGTTTCCTATTATAGTTAGAAATAAAGTGACTTCTCAACTGCAATATATTACTTCTATTGTGGCATTCTATCCGCTGATAAAGCTTCAGGATCCAGAATTGGGGAAATCTGCTGAAGAAGGGTTTAATTTAATCATGAGTTCTGATAATACACTTGCCACCGAAGGAATTACTAAAATTTTAAGCCAGGCAAAAACTGAAATGCTGAAGGACAAAGATGCTAAAAAAATGATCACTCAAATGTTGCAGGAAGGGTTGGAGAAAAAAAAGGATTTTTTAAAACAAAATCCACAAAAAGCAGAAAGTCTGAATAAACAAATTGCAGCTCTGAACAAAATAATAGAAGAGTATAAATAA